The following nucleotide sequence is from uncultured Draconibacterium sp..
TTATTGGCTACTTTTCGTTGTGCCGTTTGGTCTTTTTTAGGTACCGAAATACCATAACCATTGTCCTGAATAACAAAAATTACAGGTAATTCTTCTTTATCAGCTCCGGTAATAGCTTCGTAAACATAACCTTCACTTACCGACGATTCTCCCTGGCTGCTTATAGAGACGGCTTTTTCTTCATAATATTTAATAGCGCGGCCTGTTCCTACAGCATGTAAGGCGTGGTTTCCTGTTGCCGAAGAAACACTGTGCATATTCCACTCGGGTTTTGCCAGGTGATTCGACATGTGACGACCACCACTTGATGGGTCGGTTGCCTTCGAAATACCATTTAATATGATCTCTTCCGATGTCATTCCGCCCGCAAGAGCAGTCAGCATATCACGGTAATACATATATAAATGGTCTTTCTTTTGCTCAAAATTCTGTCCGATAGCCAATTGAATTCCATCGTGTCCGGCATACGGAGCATGGTACGACCAGCCAATTGCCTGTTTCAGATAATTGGGTGCCTTTTCGTCGAGTGCACGGCCAATTTTCATTAACCGGTACCAATTCTCCAACGTCTCCTTCGGAGTTTTCTTAATTGTATATTGCTTTGGTACTTTTAAATCCTTCATAATAAATTATATTGCGCGGTTTATATCAAATTGTTCCAGGTGATCAGCAATGCGACGCAGGAAAGCTCCTCCCAGTGCACCATCTACAATACGGTGATCGTAAGATAACGACAGGTACATTTTGTGACGGATTGCAATTACATCGCCGCTTGGTGTTTCCAAAACAGCTGGTTTCTTTTCAATAATTCCTGTTGCCAGAATAGCAACTTGCGGTTGGTTGATAATTGGTGTTCCGATAATATTTCCGAATGAACCGAAATTGGTAATGGTAAATGTTCCTCCCTGAATTTCGGATGGATCGAGTTTATTATTACGTGCTGCATCAGCCAATCGGTTCAGCTCTTTTGTTAAACCAACCAGGTTGCGCTGTTCAGCATTTCTAATAACCGGAACAATTAGGTTTCCATCGGGTTTTGCAACGGCGATTCCAACGTTTACATCTTTTTTCAGGATGATTTTATCGCCATCAACTGATGAATTAACCATTGGGAATTCGGCCAAAGCAGCAGCCACTGCCTCAGTAAATATGGGCATAAACGTAATTTTATCACCATATTTCTTCTGAAATGACTCTTTGTTTTTGTTTCTCCAGATTACAAGGTCGGTAACATCTGCTTCAACCACTGAAGTTACGTGAGGTGAAACCTGTTTTGACATCACCATGTGGTCGGCGATAAGTTTTCGAACACGATCCATTTCAACAACGGTATCGCCGGCTCCTACTGAAACTGGAGGTGCAACTTTCTTCTCAATTGCCGGTGCTGCAGGTTTGCTTTCTTTTTTAGCTTCGGGTTGAGCATTAGAGCTTTCTCTGCTTTCCAGGTAAGCCAAAATGTCTTTCTTCTGAACGCGGCCTCCTACGCCCGATCCTTCAATGCTTTCCAATTCGTCAAACGAAACATTTTCTTCTTTAGCAATGGTCTTTACCAAAGGAGAATAGAATCGGTTTGAAAGTTTTCTGCTATCATCAACCGAAGCATCAGTTGTTTCTTCTTTAGCAGGTGCGTCATCTGTTTTTGTAGCTTCCTCTTTGGTTTCAGCCTGTTCCGCTTCGGGTTCATCAACCTCACCATCAAGACTTACAACAGCCAGAACTTCGCCAACTGCAACCAGACTATCTTCCGGATAATTAATTTTTGTGATTACGCCATCTACTGGCGACGGGATCTCTGAATCTACTTTATCAGTAGCAACTTCGAAGAGCATATCGTCCTCTTCAATAGTGTCTCCCTCTTTTACGAACCATTTAGTAATGGTGCCTTCCTGGATACTTTCGCCCAGTTTAGGCATAACGATATTAAAACTTGCCATAATAAATACTTTAAATCTATGTTTTGCTATTTGCACTTAATACAACAGAACTAAAATTGAAATGTTCAGATTGCAATTTTAATTTTGTGCAAAAATAGAGTTAAAAGTATTTTAACTTCGAAAATCAGGGAAAATCGTACTAAATAGTATTTATCTCAGATAGATTTTATCGAATGACAAAAGTTATGTACAGAAGTATATAGTGACAAATGTATACTATACTTGTAAACCACCAATTAATTCACTGGCAGACTGCATATTGTGGCGTTTCAGATAATCTTCGATACCTTCTACAATCTTCACCGGAATCATCGGATCTTTAAAGATTGCTGTACCAACCTGTACAACAGAAGCTCCTGCCAGCATAAACTCAATGGCATCGGCAGCAGTCATTATTCCGCCAATTCCAACAACAGGGATTTTAACGGCGTTGGCAACCTGCCAAACCATACGTAATGCAATAGGTTTTATTGCCGGACCGGATAATCCGCCGGTTATAGTAGATAAAAGTGGTTTTCTTTTTTCGGCATCTATGGCCATTCCCAAAAAGGTATTTACCAACGACACAGCATCAGCCCCCTGTCCTTCTACAGCCCGGGCAATTTCTGTAATGTCGGTAACATTTGGCGACAACTTTACAATAAGCGTTTTGTCGTATACTTTTCGTACTTCGCGGGTTACCATCTCTGCTCCCGGGCAACTAACACCAAAGGCCATTCCGCCTTCCTTTACATTAGGGCACG
It contains:
- a CDS encoding dihydrolipoamide acetyltransferase family protein, which produces MASFNIVMPKLGESIQEGTITKWFVKEGDTIEEDDMLFEVATDKVDSEIPSPVDGVITKINYPEDSLVAVGEVLAVVSLDGEVDEPEAEQAETKEEATKTDDAPAKEETTDASVDDSRKLSNRFYSPLVKTIAKEENVSFDELESIEGSGVGGRVQKKDILAYLESRESSNAQPEAKKESKPAAPAIEKKVAPPVSVGAGDTVVEMDRVRKLIADHMVMSKQVSPHVTSVVEADVTDLVIWRNKNKESFQKKYGDKITFMPIFTEAVAAALAEFPMVNSSVDGDKIILKKDVNVGIAVAKPDGNLIVPVIRNAEQRNLVGLTKELNRLADAARNNKLDPSEIQGGTFTITNFGSFGNIIGTPIINQPQVAILATGIIEKKPAVLETPSGDVIAIRHKMYLSLSYDHRIVDGALGGAFLRRIADHLEQFDINRAI
- a CDS encoding dihydroorotate dehydrogenase, translating into MVDLKVKLHDIEFKNPVTLASGTCGFARETAEFFEPGLLGGYFLKGTTLANRDGNNYPRMAETPSGMLNAVGLQNKGIDYFIENIYPDIVDYDSQLIINVNGSTVEDYIALTERVNELDKINAIELNISCPNVKEGGMAFGVSCPGAEMVTREVRKVYDKTLIVKLSPNVTDITEIARAVEGQGADAVSLVNTFLGMAIDAEKRKPLLSTITGGLSGPAIKPIALRMVWQVANAVKIPVVGIGGIMTAADAIEFMLAGASVVQVGTAIFKDPMIPVKIVEGIEDYLKRHNMQSASELIGGLQV